Genomic DNA from Paracoccus aminophilus JCM 7686:
ATCCTCTACCCGCTGGCCGGTGCGCTGACCGCGCTTGGCTTCGTCAGCTTCGATGAGGCCACGGGCACGCTCACCGTCTATCTGAACGACCTCGCTGTCGTTCTCGCGGGGCTCGTGATCTATGCGGCGACCGTGATCTGGTCGCGTGTCGCCAAAAAGAAAGGCGGGGCGACGTGATTGTGGTGCTGCTGGTCAGCGCAGCGCTGGCTGCGCTGCTCTGGGGGCTGTTCAGGGGTGGAACAAACCGCCCCTGAACAGCAAGCGACCGAAAGGAAACATCCTGCCCGGCCACCAAAACATGCACTCGTTACAACACAATCAACAGGCGTCACTCATCACGCAAAGACAGTGCTGCGATGCAGAACGAGTTTCCTGTCTAAAACGGCAGGCGGTTGTCCAAGGGGCGGCTGGAGCGTAGCTTGACGTCGCGGTGCGGCGTTCGCGTCGCGACGTAGCGAGTCTTAATCTTCCGGTCAGACGCCGGCATTCTCGGGCTCCTTTCCTTGTCCCGGGGCCGGTCGGTGCGGTTACTTGGTGGTGTAGCCGCCGTTGACGAGGATCGTCTGGCCCGTCATCCACCAGCCCTCGGTGACGAGGAAGCGGATCCACGGAGCGATGTCCTGAATGTCGGTCAGGCCGGTTTTCGAAAAGCCCGACAGCGCGGCGGCTGATTTGTGATAGGCCTGCGCGTCGGCGTTTTCCTGGCCATAGAAGAACGGCGTATCCATCGGGCCGGGGCCGATGGCGGTAACGGAAATCCCCCGCTCGCCCAGCTCTTTGGATGCGGCGCGAGTGAAATGCTCAACCGGAGCCTTGGTTCCGGCATAGCTCGAATAGAACGGCGTATAGGCCCCCAGCAGCGAGGTCACCAGCGTGCAGATTGCGCCATTGTCATTGACCGCGCGCCCGGCCTCTTTCAGGAAGAAGAACGCGGTTTTGGCATTTACCGCGCTCATCTCGTCATACTCTGCCTCGGTGATGTCGGACATCGGCTTTTTCAGTACCTTGCCGACGGTGTTGATAGCGATATCGGGGCGACCCACCGCCGAAGTCGCATCGGAGAACAGCTTTTCAACCGCGTCAGCCGTGGTCAGATCGGCCTGAAAGGCAACCGCCTGCGCCCCGGCGGCCTTGACCGCCGCGACCGTCGCCTCGGCATCCCCGGCACTGGCCGCGCTGTTAAAGTGAATCACGACGGCCTTTGCCCCCTGCGCTGCGAAATCGCGGGCCAGCAACCCGCCGAGGTTCTTGGCCCCGCCAGCAATTAGTACGGTTTTCCCGGCAATGGTTCTGTTTGTCATGATCGGCTCCTCATTTCTGAGGGCTTGTTATATGTTCGCGGGTATCGGAATAAATTCACCCATTCTGACTTCACCTGTCGCAGAAATCGAACAATGGATCAGCTCGACCTCTATCGCATCTTCGTCCGCGTAGTTGAGGCCCGCAGTTTCACCCGTGCGGCGGATACATTGCAGATGCCGCGCTCTAGCGTCTCGACCGCGATTGCGGATCTAGAGGCGCGTCTGGGTGCGCGGCTTCTGAACCGCACAACGCGCGTGGTCGTCCCCACCGACGAGGGTCAGGAATTCTATGAACGCTGCACCGGCTTTCTGGCTGCGGGCGAAGAGATGGAGGCGATGTTCCGCAATGCCGGCCACGGGATGAAGGGGCGGATCCGCGCTGATCTGCCGGGGCGGATCGGCCGGCTGATCGTGGCGCCGGCCTTGCCGGACTTTCTGGCGCTCTGGCCCAGCATGAAGGTGGAACTAGGGATGACCGACCGCGCCGTGGATATGCTGGGCGAGCGGGTGGATATTGCCCTTCGTATTGGACCGATGCCCGATTCCGGGCTGAAGGCACGGCGTATCGGCGAGATCGCCCAAATCAATGTGGCCAGCTCCGCCTATCTAGCGCAGCATGGCGTGCCGCTGTCGCCTGCTGATCTAGAGGCACATTGGCAGGTTGCCTATGCTTCGCCCTCGACCGGCCGCGTGGCGGAGTGGGAATGGCAGGAGGGCGCGCGGACCCGGACCTGCCCTGTGCCATGGCGGGTCACCGCGAACAGCGCCGAGGGCTATATCGCCTGTGCGCTGGCCGGGATGGGGTTGATCCAGATCCCGGCCTATGATGTGGCGGACCATCTGGCCAAGGGCGAACTGGTCGAGGTGCTAGCAGAGCATCGCCCCGATCCGATGCCGATGTACTTTCTGTTTCCGGGTAGCCCTGGCAAGCTGCGCCGCGTGACAGCTTTTGCCGACTGGATGGAGGGGCTACTGAGAAGGCGTATCTGCGGTTGATGTGGCCCGTCCAAAATAGCTCGTGCTGCGCGCGGCAAGCAGACCTCTCAAATGGCAGAAGGGCTTCATGAACGATCTCTTCGCGTTCGCGAAGGGTGGCCGCCGAGGAGTGCGATGGCTGACCGGGCCCAGGAAACAGTCCTTGCCCGGTCAAGAGCACAGATAGCTAAACAGCTTACTCAGAAAAAAAAGCGTCACAAACACCAACGGGGCTGATGTACTACACGTGTATACGTTATGCCAATTTGCCTATTTGGATAGACGCATTGTTGCGCGCCTGTGCGCTTCCGATATGTCCTAGCTTAAAGTACCGGAAGCGCATGGTCAGTTCGTCTGATAGTCTGGCAACGACAGCGAGGATGGATCGACGCGATACAGACGATGATGATACTGGATAGACATACCTCTAGACTGCTTAGCAGCCTGATCGATCGGGACGGAGAGCAAAGCGCTCTTGGGCCGTTGCTCGTCGATGCACTGCTTCGTGCACAAGTTATCTTAGGTCTAAATCCGCACGGAAAGCGATCATACGAACCGCTTCCTTAGGCGTAGCACGGGGATGAGAGTAGAACCGAGCGGAAAGTTGATTGTAAGACCCGCTCGGCACTTTAATAAAACATCATTTAACGTGTGCTGTAAATCCGATTTCGCATGCAGGGGGGTGAAGCCCATGTATCCATTTGGACAGGTGCAATTTCCCCATATACTTTTCTAGCGCACCTCCAGAACGGCTACTGTAACGTGCTCCGCGGCTCCAGCAGGACTGGTCCGGTAGCGTTCGACAGCCATACTGCGCACTTTGGTGCGCTAGGAGAAGATGAGACTTAGATCTTGGCAAAATCAACCAAATGATTTTAGATCCGGAATCCTTCTTGTGCGAATGATTGCGCCGCTGATTTGATTAGTGGTCTGAAATTCTCTGGAATCGATTGATAGAGCCTGACTAATTCTAGAGCAGACTCTAGCAGCGGGTCTATGGTCGCCTCTTCTCCCGTTTGCAGGTAGAGATCGCTGACAGAGACACCGAATATTTTGGCGATCTCAAAAAGCGTTGAAGCAGGTAGTCGATTAACTGCAAGTTCGTACTTCTGCACTTGCTGGTATGAGACGTCTAGTTGTGCTGCGAGGTCCCGTTGAGTAAGTTTGGCTGACCGACGCAGGCGCTTTATTTCTTCACCTATCATTTGATCGATGGGATGGCGTACTGAAATTCGTGTCATCATAAGAATATTCTTGAACACCTTTCTGGTAGTACGACAAGCCAAATTTATCGAAATATGCACCGAATCGGCATACTCGTGCTTATGAGTTCGGGCCAAGGCGACCGACAAAATGCTTTTGAGATTGAATCGTAGGTCACTTCAGTTCGAAGGCTATGCGTAACTCAGTATTGGGGGCGGCTATCGCGACGAACTGCTTACGCAGCGGGCATTGCGGTCTATGCCCCGACCGTTTGCTGGCCGCGCTCCGTCAAAGGTGAAGGCAGAGACACCTTATGCTCGGGTTGTGTCCCGGCTGCGGCACACTGTTTGGTTTCGCGCTCTGGGGGCTGATAGGGGTCGGAAAAACGCCCCTAAACGGCGAGCGACCGCCAGAAAACATCCTGGGCGGTCACCAAAAGGCTACTCGCTAACACACAATCAACACGCGTCACTCATCACGCAAAACCAACGCTGCAATGCAGAGATGGTTTCCTGTCTAAAACGACAGGTTTGTATCCGTCGAGCTTGGCTGTCTCGATAAGGGTTTCAAGCAGAACGCATTTTCTTGAAAGTATACAGATCTTCGGAGGGCCATGCTTCGTAAACCACCCGGGCCGTCGATCGGCGACGGCCAGTCGGTCGCCGCTAAATCCTCAGTTGATGTAAATGACGGATCAAAACTCCATGCCATCACTGCGAATGAATGATAAATTTTCTACCCTGTTGGCTGGGCGCCGCCAGCGCCTACGGCGCCGATTTGAGGTTATAATTTGACGAGCGTTTGGGCTTCATTGTAGTAACGAAGGAACGAAGATGAAGCTCAAATCCTCCCGTGCACACTCGCCGAGTAGGTCCCCTGCTAAGGGGCGGTTAAGGATATCCGACGTCAGACGTGTGGACACCTCTCGGCTGAGGACAAGATCCGGATCGTCGTAGAAAGCCTGCGCACTGATGACAGCGTGGCCGAGTTGTGCCACAAGGCGGGCATTGCCCAGGGCCTCTATTACACATGGTCCAAGGAGTTCATGGATGTGGGTAAATGTCGTCTTGCCGGCGATACGGTCCGTGCCACGATGACCGGCAAGGTCTAGGATCGACACCGCTAAACCCGCGCGCTTAAGAGGTGCGTTCCCGAAATCACCCTAGAAAACCGATTTCCCCCAAAAGTATGGTCGCAGATGGGAGCGAAGACGGGTGAGGGACCCCGCATCCTATAAGTTCGCGATCATGCGGATCGCCGAACAGTCGGACCTGTCGACCAAGCGGAAGCTGGACCAACTCTGTATTACCCGTCGGATGTTCTATAGCTGGTATCATCATTACCGGCGTGGTGGATCGGAAGCGCTGGAGGATAGCCCTTCGGCACTGAGGCCGGTGTGGAACCGCATCGGTGGGAATGCCCAAGACAGATCAGCGAAATGGCGTTGAAGGCGACCGATCTCAGTCCGCTCTCTGATAATCTACGCCGCTAGCCGCGTTAAGTGTTCTGACGACGGACAGATTAAAAATGGGCCGCAAGCGATTTCCCTCGCGGCCCGAGAGAGCTCATCAGCCGAAACGGATCACGTCAGTTACAACGGGACGCCTGTTTTGACGATGGCGCACCGCAAGCTTACGAGCCTGACGACCAGAGGCGAGTATCCGCGCAGGGGGCATCACATAGTCCGGTTGCTTTAACTCCGGGAAGAGGGCCAATATTTCATTGACCGCTTCTGGACTCAGCGCTTTCAACGCCTCTGGCCCGGCATAAAGCGATTCCGTTTCCGCGCCATTCGAAAGGACGACTTCGTGCTGGTCAAACATGAAATGAAAGTATTCGACATCTTCCATATCTTCAGCGATATCGACTCCGTCCAGTTGAAGCAGCTGTTTGGCAGCCACCAGGACTTCGTTCGTGCCAAAAACCCTCTGTGCGATCGCTGAGCGCACCAAAATTCGATGTTGGGGTGAGACCAGCAGGTCAGAGCTTGGAATACCTGAGCCCAAAGCTCCTTGCTTAATGCGGATGGGAAGGAGTTTCGGATTGCGCTTGAGGGTATTGGCGCCCACTTTTGCACTGCCAATCCAAACAATGGGCTTGAACCCATTGTCACGGGTCGCCACGAAGTCACCCACAGTTAGCTCCTCCACTGGGATCAAGCCAGACTGGGTCGCAATGAGCGTTCCGATGACGAAGCAAGGAACGACTTGATCATCATCAAGATCTAGAGTTCCGGTCGGGCTATAACCGACGTTGACGACCAAGGTATCAAGTGCACCCTGAATGCCGCTGAGCAATGGACCAAGAAGCGGGTTGCTAGCCAAAGCATCTAACTTGATATCCAAAAGGTTAACGTTGAGACCTGCGATCGTGCCTTGAATTTTAACCCCGATGTGTGAGCTATCCAAAGGCTGATCGGTGACCATGTAAACCTTGTTATCTGGTCCGACAACATAGTGACCATTTATCGGATTTAGCTGGACTGTAACACCCAGAAGTGGCGGCAAACCAACATTGACGCTCGCTGTCGACAAGGACCCGGAGCCAGCGTATTTCGCTCCGGACATGAGTGGATCGTTATTTTGGTCAACAAAGCCGATGTTGTCTCCGCCATGGAGTGTAGTTGCTTGATTGGCATCTACATCATATTTGTCAAACTCCGTTGAGCCGTGAAGCTTGTTCAGAAGCAAGTTGCTTCCCAAGCTGACGACCGGAGTCGCGACTGTGAGGTCGATGGTTGCCCCGGGGATCTCGGTATAATATGGCATAGTATTCTCCAAAATCAGGCAGGTTCGCGCTCTGCCGATAGAGCGTTGCGAAGCGAGTTCGCTAAAATGAAAGTTAGGTGGAAGATGTAAACAGGTTGAAATGTACCTACACAACGCAACCTTGAGCCGAATCGCGCAGTCGGGTCAATTAATATTTGATCTTCGTGTAGAATATTTTTTCGGAAAGCAGCGTTTTCGGTGGTGGTCGGTGTCTCGCGGCGGTGCATCGTCCAGCTTGTTGGCGAAAATGTAATAATTTGAAATTGTTGGAGTTGTTTCGCTACCTGCCGTAGCCGTGGAATTGCTCCATTCGGAAGTCAAGGAGGGAAAGAGCCGCACCGGCGTCCGAAGGTGTGGCTCTTGTTAGCTGGATGAAGTGTAAGTAAAACTCGCTAGGGGTGTCGAAAGCTCTGGCTAACTCACATTGGCCTTATTCATCAGTAGCACGCCAGCTCTTGATGGTGACGTTGCTAAGTTCAGTTATACCGGCTGCTGGTGTTTGATCTTTATAGATCTAAATCTATTCCCCTAGCTCGCCAATTGTGGATCGATTGACGAGAGCGCTCTCGGCTGTATCACCATCCTGACTGAGGACGCGTAATGCAGTTAAGATAATAGGTCTCAGGTGCTTTGGGATGGAGTGATATAGCTCCATCAGTTCGTGTGCTTTTGGGAGGGTGGGATCGGTAGGAACTTTCTCAACTATTTTCGGATATAGTTCATCAATGGGAATATCCAATATTCGCGAAATCATATAAAGCATTGAAGCTGGTAACCGATTTGCCCCAGACTCGTATTTCTGAATTTGCTGAAATGAGATTCCGAGGTGCCGAGCGACATCTCGCTGTGTTAGTTTTTTTTCTCGCCGCCGCGTCCGGAGTTCGCCTCCGAGTGCAGCATCGATGGGGCTGTATTCAGTTCTTTGTGTCATGATAGGGCTGCTTCAGGACAGATCAACCGATGACGAGCGCTCTCATGGCAGTATATGGCTTAGTAATGCGATAAGCTGCATCGGCAATTGTCAAAAGCTCTCCCGTGGAGAGGGCAAGTCCCAATTCATGAATGGCATCATCGGCCTGTTCAAGCAGCGATAGAAAGCCCTCTTTTTCGCAGGCGCTGATTTCAATAAATGATGTCATGGCGATCCCCATTGTTCGCTCAATCTTGGGAAAGGACAGACTGGTTAATTGTAATTGGTAATAACGACAGCACGCGTCGGCAAACGTCCGCAGTGTAATGGGTGGTAATAACGCAATACTTTCCTCTAGGAAAGAGGTGGTCAAGAATTTTTTTCCTATGATCATCTCGCGAAATCTTGTTGGCATAGTTGCCTCGTAAGCGTTCGTCTTGGTCGCGAAAAGTCAACGAGGAAAATCGACGTCAGCCAGCGCTTCGCCCAGCTCTTGGTCAGGGGGGCGCGCTCGGTCTCAGGTGAGGATGTGGGCGGTGACTGCTTTGATACGAAGGCAGTCTCTCTATTTCCATTATGAGATTGACGGCGCGACAACTCATCGTCCATTCCAAATCGAAAAACATCCACGGGACACTAAGCAGCATCACGTCGCTAATCACTGGCCCTTCCGGAGATTGGCGTGGGAAACTTGCTGTAGAGTGTCCTATATTTCTATCGCTTCAGCGTTTGAGAGCTTCCAGATGAGGACGCACAGGCTGGCAACCTTAAGCGCCCTCCGGCAGCGCTCAGGCGCCGCCTCGCCTAAGCTCACGCGCTAGCCTCAGGCCGCAAACTCCTATTCGGCCACCTTCTTCACGAACTGGGACTTCAGGCCCATCTGGCCGATCCCCGGCACCTTGCAGTCGATGTCGTGGTCGCCGTCTACCAGCCGAATGCCGCGCACTTTGGTGCCAACTTTCACGACCTGCGACGAGCCCTTGATCTTCAGATCCTTGATCACCGTCACCGTGTCTCCATCGGCGAGGATGTTGCCGACCGCATCACGAACTTCGGACTGGGCGTCAGCTATCTCGGACGACCATTCATGGCCGCATTCAGGACAGTTGAAAAGCGTATCCACCTGATAGGTGAAGCTGGAGGAGCATTCGGGGCACGGCGGCAATGTTTCTGTCATGCCGAGATCTTAGCGGGCAGCATAAGGATAGGCCAGTCATCGCTTGGCGGCGTGTGCATCGATCCTGACGGGACCGTGACGCGGATATCGGCGGCAGGCTAGAAGACGATCGAGATACGGCGGGAGAGTCGGCGAGGCACCGCGCGGACACTGGGCATAACGCGGCTCTAGGGT
This window encodes:
- a CDS encoding SDR family oxidoreductase; this encodes MTNRTIAGKTVLIAGGAKNLGGLLARDFAAQGAKAVVIHFNSAASAGDAEATVAAVKAAGAQAVAFQADLTTADAVEKLFSDATSAVGRPDIAINTVGKVLKKPMSDITEAEYDEMSAVNAKTAFFFLKEAGRAVNDNGAICTLVTSLLGAYTPFYSSYAGTKAPVEHFTRAASKELGERGISVTAIGPGPMDTPFFYGQENADAQAYHKSAAALSGFSKTGLTDIQDIAPWIRFLVTEGWWMTGQTILVNGGYTTK
- a CDS encoding zinc ribbon domain-containing protein YjdM; the protein is MTETLPPCPECSSSFTYQVDTLFNCPECGHEWSSEIADAQSEVRDAVGNILADGDTVTVIKDLKIKGSSQVVKVGTKVRGIRLVDGDHDIDCKVPGIGQMGLKSQFVKKVAE
- a CDS encoding helix-turn-helix domain-containing protein, which gives rise to MMTRISVRHPIDQMIGEEIKRLRRSAKLTQRDLAAQLDVSYQQVQKYELAVNRLPASTLFEIAKIFGVSVSDLYLQTGEEATIDPLLESALELVRLYQSIPENFRPLIKSAAQSFAQEGFRI
- a CDS encoding LysR family transcriptional regulator, which translates into the protein MDQLDLYRIFVRVVEARSFTRAADTLQMPRSSVSTAIADLEARLGARLLNRTTRVVVPTDEGQEFYERCTGFLAAGEEMEAMFRNAGHGMKGRIRADLPGRIGRLIVAPALPDFLALWPSMKVELGMTDRAVDMLGERVDIALRIGPMPDSGLKARRIGEIAQINVASSAYLAQHGVPLSPADLEAHWQVAYASPSTGRVAEWEWQEGARTRTCPVPWRVTANSAEGYIACALAGMGLIQIPAYDVADHLAKGELVEVLAEHRPDPMPMYFLFPGSPGKLRRVTAFADWMEGLLRRRICG
- a CDS encoding helix-turn-helix domain-containing protein, which encodes MTQRTEYSPIDAALGGELRTRRREKKLTQRDVARHLGISFQQIQKYESGANRLPASMLYMISRILDIPIDELYPKIVEKVPTDPTLPKAHELMELYHSIPKHLRPIILTALRVLSQDGDTAESALVNRSTIGELGE
- a CDS encoding Hint domain-containing protein, producing MPYYTEIPGATIDLTVATPVVSLGSNLLLNKLHGSTEFDKYDVDANQATTLHGGDNIGFVDQNNDPLMSGAKYAGSGSLSTASVNVGLPPLLGVTVQLNPINGHYVVGPDNKVYMVTDQPLDSSHIGVKIQGTIAGLNVNLLDIKLDALASNPLLGPLLSGIQGALDTLVVNVGYSPTGTLDLDDDQVVPCFVIGTLIATQSGLIPVEELTVGDFVATRDNGFKPIVWIGSAKVGANTLKRNPKLLPIRIKQGALGSGIPSSDLLVSPQHRILVRSAIAQRVFGTNEVLVAAKQLLQLDGVDIAEDMEDVEYFHFMFDQHEVVLSNGAETESLYAGPEALKALSPEAVNEILALFPELKQPDYVMPPARILASGRQARKLAVRHRQNRRPVVTDVIRFG
- a CDS encoding Pam3-gp28 family putative phage holin, whose translation is MLGQIALIIRYILYPLAGALTALGFVSFDEATGTLTVYLNDLAVVLAGLVIYAATVIWSRVAKKKGGAT